One region of Flavobacterium sp. KACC 22763 genomic DNA includes:
- a CDS encoding type 1 glutamine amidotransferase domain-containing protein gives MKKITLFAITAFTAVSISAEAQKSNKKSMKKVLFVVTSNDKLGNTGEKTGFWSEEFAAPYYELLDQGVEITIVSPLGGQPPIDPKSADPASATEDTKRFDADKVLQEKLKNTLKLSTVNQKDYDAVFYPGGHGPLWDLVQDRSSIALIESFYTHNKPVAFVCHAPAVLKNVKVNGEYLVKGKKITGFTNDEEEAVGLTKVVPFLLEDALASNGGIFSKGPNWQPYAVEDGLLITGQNPASSKLVADKLLQKLN, from the coding sequence ATGAAGAAAATAACGCTATTCGCAATAACTGCATTTACAGCTGTAAGCATTTCAGCTGAGGCTCAAAAATCAAACAAGAAGAGTATGAAAAAGGTATTATTTGTTGTTACCAGCAATGATAAACTGGGCAATACAGGAGAAAAAACAGGATTCTGGTCAGAAGAATTTGCTGCACCATATTACGAATTATTAGATCAAGGAGTAGAAATTACAATTGTATCTCCGCTTGGAGGTCAGCCACCAATTGATCCTAAAAGCGCTGATCCGGCATCGGCAACTGAAGACACAAAACGTTTTGATGCTGATAAGGTTTTACAGGAAAAACTAAAAAACACTTTAAAACTTTCGACAGTAAACCAAAAAGATTATGATGCTGTATTTTATCCAGGAGGCCACGGTCCGCTTTGGGATTTAGTCCAAGATAGAAGTTCTATCGCTTTAATCGAATCTTTTTACACCCACAATAAACCAGTAGCGTTTGTTTGTCATGCTCCTGCCGTTTTAAAAAATGTAAAAGTAAACGGCGAATATTTAGTAAAAGGTAAAAAAATAACCGGATTTACAAATGACGAAGAAGAAGCGGTTGGTTTAACAAAAGTTGTTCCGTTTTTATTGGAAGATGCTCTCGCTTCAAACGGAGGAATTTTTTCTAAAGGACCAAACTGGCAGCCATACGCTGTTGAAGACGGACTTTTGATTACAGGTCAAAATCCAGCGTCATCAAAACTCGTAGCTGATAAATTGTTACAAAAATTGAATTAA
- a CDS encoding LysR family transcriptional regulator, producing MVNLEWYRTFKAVYKNGNFSIAAKELFMSQPAVSQQISMLEAHVGNKLFNRKSKGVEPTEYAKLLNNLIIDALDRLESVETGFRAKAEDATRLISVGVSKHLFDCIGNLLISKFDLIDFTFAENDELFALVDAKKLDFAITTKRFDTFDTTYEIVGKIKLILVAPTSLDITEFRQKLKADNYNEIEQWLNAQKWYSHDARIPHIKLFWLHAFNKKRPSMVPNYIIPSESEMLRLLAKNEGIAATWNCNARNYIKENKLQLVWNSFHVPEEFVYLLTPKNNNLKSFFDIIEKELKLFFGNRL from the coding sequence ATGGTAAATCTAGAATGGTACAGAACATTTAAAGCGGTTTATAAAAATGGTAATTTTTCGATCGCTGCAAAAGAGTTGTTTATGAGTCAGCCTGCCGTAAGTCAGCAGATTTCAATGCTTGAAGCGCACGTTGGAAATAAATTATTTAATCGGAAGTCAAAAGGGGTAGAGCCAACCGAATACGCTAAGTTACTGAATAATTTGATAATAGATGCGCTTGATCGTCTGGAAAGTGTCGAAACTGGTTTTCGTGCAAAGGCGGAAGATGCTACTCGGTTAATTTCTGTTGGAGTCTCAAAACATCTTTTTGACTGCATTGGAAATCTTTTAATTTCGAAGTTTGATTTAATCGATTTTACTTTTGCAGAAAACGATGAGCTTTTTGCTTTAGTAGACGCTAAAAAATTAGACTTTGCAATTACCACAAAAAGATTTGACACTTTTGATACAACTTATGAAATCGTAGGGAAAATTAAATTGATTCTGGTTGCTCCAACCTCTTTGGACATAACGGAATTCCGCCAGAAATTGAAAGCAGATAATTACAATGAAATAGAGCAATGGCTTAATGCACAAAAATGGTACAGCCATGATGCCCGAATTCCGCATATAAAACTATTTTGGCTACACGCTTTTAATAAAAAAAGACCTTCGATGGTTCCAAACTATATTATTCCTTCAGAATCTGAAATGCTTAGACTTTTAGCTAAAAATGAAGGAATCGCTGCGACTTGGAATTGCAATGCAAGAAATTATATTAAAGAAAATAAGCTGCAACTGGTTTGGAATAGTTTTCATGTTCCCGAAGAATTTGTGTATTTATTGACCCCAAAGAATAATAACTTAAAGTCCTTTTTTGATATTATTGAAAAAGAATTAAAGCTATTTTTCGGAAATAGATTATGA
- a CDS encoding NAD(P)H-dependent glycerol-3-phosphate dehydrogenase: MSEKLKFAVIGGGSWATAIAKMLCVNLSEIAWYMRNESAIEHLQKYKHNPNYLSSVEFDTNKLKLTSNINEAIEYADYIIFAIPSAFLDAELKNMTVSLSDKIIFSAIKGIVPKTSLIVGEHFHIQYDIPYYNIGVITGPCHAEEVALERLSYLTIACGDPEKACTVAKTLSGNYIKAKISDDIIGTEYAAMLKNIYSIAAGIAHGLGYGDNFQSVLMSNAIREMKKFIRKVHKMKRNINDSAYLGDLLVTGYSVFSRNRMFGNMIGKGYTVKSAMMEMSMVAEGYYATKSAYKLNQGYGAKTPIIDAVYAVLYEGKDAKTVFKKLTESLD, translated from the coding sequence ATGAGCGAAAAGTTAAAATTTGCAGTAATTGGAGGAGGAAGTTGGGCAACGGCAATTGCCAAAATGTTATGTGTGAATCTTTCAGAAATTGCGTGGTATATGCGTAATGAATCTGCAATTGAACATCTTCAGAAATACAAACACAATCCGAACTATTTAAGTTCTGTTGAATTTGACACCAACAAACTTAAACTGACAAGCAATATAAACGAAGCAATAGAATATGCAGATTACATCATTTTTGCTATTCCTTCAGCTTTCTTAGATGCCGAATTAAAAAACATGACGGTTTCTTTATCAGATAAAATTATTTTTTCTGCTATTAAAGGTATCGTTCCAAAAACGAGCTTAATTGTCGGCGAACATTTCCATATTCAATACGACATTCCATATTACAACATTGGAGTTATTACAGGACCTTGTCACGCAGAGGAAGTTGCTTTAGAAAGACTTTCTTACCTAACAATTGCATGTGGTGATCCAGAAAAAGCTTGTACTGTAGCAAAAACTCTTTCAGGAAATTATATCAAAGCCAAAATTTCAGACGACATTATCGGAACTGAATATGCCGCAATGCTAAAAAACATTTATTCAATCGCAGCCGGAATTGCACATGGTCTAGGTTATGGAGACAACTTCCAGTCGGTTTTAATGAGTAACGCGATTCGCGAAATGAAGAAGTTCATTAGAAAAGTGCATAAAATGAAACGTAACATCAACGATTCGGCTTATTTGGGCGATTTGTTGGTTACAGGATATTCTGTTTTCTCTAGAAATAGAATGTTCGGAAATATGATCGGAAAAGGATATACTGTAAAAAGTGCCATGATGGAAATGAGCATGGTTGCTGAAGGTTACTATGCAACAAAAAGTGCTTATAAACTAAATCAAGGTTACGGAGCAAAAACGCCAATTATAGACGCTGTTTACGCTGTTTTATATGAAGGAAAAGACGCTAAAACAGTTTTCAAGAAATTGACTGAGTCTTTAGATTAA
- a CDS encoding iron-containing alcohol dehydrogenase produces the protein MLNFELYNPTNLVFGKGQIEKLSTLVPKDAKILLAYGGGSIFKNGIYDQVINNLKGFEIVEFGGIEPNPRFETLMKAVDVIKAEKIDFILAVGGGSVIDGVKFISGAVHFEGNPIDILQKRILIKENAMPFGTVLTLPATGSEMNSGYVVTIEATQEKLSSGGSALFPKFSICDPTVISSLPKRQIENGVVDAYTHVMEQYLTYPTDAFLQDRIAEGILQTLIEVGPGVVQNPTDYTLASNFMWSCTMALNGLIQKGVPSDWATHMIGHELTALYEIDHARTLAIIGPSLYHVMFETKKAKLAQYGRRIFNLTGSDEEVAKEAINKTVEFFHTMGMDTKLSQYTEDYSKTADFIVNRFEERGWKGLGENQLVTLDKVKSIVELSY, from the coding sequence ATGCTCAACTTTGAATTATACAATCCGACGAACTTAGTTTTCGGAAAAGGACAAATTGAAAAACTTTCGACTTTAGTACCAAAAGACGCAAAAATTCTTTTGGCTTACGGTGGCGGAAGTATTTTTAAAAATGGTATTTACGACCAAGTAATCAATAATCTTAAAGGTTTTGAAATCGTAGAATTTGGCGGAATAGAACCAAACCCAAGATTTGAAACTTTAATGAAAGCTGTTGATGTGATTAAGGCAGAAAAAATCGATTTTATTTTGGCTGTCGGTGGTGGATCTGTAATTGACGGCGTGAAATTTATTTCGGGCGCAGTTCATTTTGAAGGAAATCCGATTGACATTCTTCAAAAAAGAATTTTAATTAAAGAAAATGCTATGCCGTTTGGAACTGTTTTGACACTTCCAGCAACAGGAAGCGAAATGAACTCAGGATATGTAGTAACGATTGAAGCGACTCAGGAAAAATTATCTTCTGGCGGAAGTGCTTTGTTTCCAAAATTCTCTATTTGTGACCCAACTGTAATTTCTTCTTTACCAAAAAGACAAATCGAAAATGGCGTTGTAGATGCGTACACACACGTTATGGAGCAATATTTAACGTATCCAACCGATGCTTTTCTTCAAGATAGAATTGCTGAAGGAATTTTACAAACATTGATTGAAGTTGGTCCTGGCGTTGTACAAAACCCAACCGATTATACTTTGGCTTCTAATTTTATGTGGAGCTGTACAATGGCTTTGAACGGATTGATTCAGAAAGGTGTTCCAAGCGATTGGGCGACTCACATGATTGGTCACGAATTGACAGCACTGTACGAAATTGATCATGCTAGAACTTTGGCGATAATTGGGCCAAGTCTGTACCATGTAATGTTTGAAACTAAAAAAGCAAAATTAGCACAATACGGAAGACGAATTTTCAACTTAACAGGTTCTGATGAAGAAGTAGCAAAAGAAGCCATTAACAAAACCGTTGAATTTTTCCATACAATGGGAATGGACACTAAACTTTCTCAATACACAGAAGACTATTCTAAAACAGCAGATTTTATCGTAAATCGCTTTGAAGAAAGAGGCTGGAAAGGTTTAGGAGAAAATCAATTAGTGACTTTAGATAAAGTAAAATCAATTGTTGAACTTAGTTACTAA
- a CDS encoding PKD domain-containing protein, translating to MKKIATMLVLIAAVLISNSCSKSDDEAIVDCLAESIYVKLHNSTDPNNPKLMNYSVEYSGTGTLVSVKWTFGDGTSGTGTTVTHTYAAAGTYEAKAEVTVKKDGGECTSVPKRTVTVN from the coding sequence ATGAAAAAGATTGCAACAATGTTAGTTCTTATTGCAGCTGTACTGATAAGTAATTCGTGTAGTAAAAGCGATGATGAAGCGATAGTAGATTGTCTTGCAGAATCTATTTACGTTAAACTACATAATTCTACAGATCCTAATAATCCGAAATTGATGAATTATTCAGTTGAGTATTCAGGAACAGGAACTTTGGTTTCTGTAAAATGGACTTTTGGAGATGGAACTTCAGGCACAGGAACAACAGTTACACATACTTATGCTGCAGCAGGTACATATGAAGCTAAAGCTGAAGTTACGGTTAAAAAAGATGGTGGAGAATGTACTTCAGTTCCTAAAAGAACTGTAACAGTAAATTAG